In a genomic window of Mustela nigripes isolate SB6536 chromosome 8, MUSNIG.SB6536, whole genome shotgun sequence:
- the LRCOL1 gene encoding leucine-rich colipase-like protein 1, translating into MACARHLLLLLSLLPMSMAWKPKSLFLFNKRTGEACSDHSECQSRCCVPNSPNPQAFCAAKTLFLQCVPRRKGAGGERRRSVSPQPNRDPCSDHAECRSSCCVTNSASSQTFCRPRGIFLQCTPWRKPDGARCGHHRECRSQCCIALSEVSCPRCVRRSGLLAQCLPLVRCHRLLEEPRAQRVLPETCSLLGSHGCPGRRQADGRGGRRAVRHLSPPCMWHFLSLGPSVTGELGSRVHAALSRL; encoded by the exons ATGGCGTGCGCCAGgcacctgctgctgctgctgtcgcTGCTGCCCATGAGCATGGCCTGGAAGCCCAAGAGCTTGTTCCTGTTCAATAAG AGGACGGGAGAAGCGTGCAGCGACCACTCCGAGTGCCAGAGCCGATGCTGCGTCCCCAACAGCCCCAACCCGCAGGCCTTCTGCGCCGCCAAGACCCTCTTCCTCCAGTGCGTGCCCAGGCGGAAG ggggccggtggGGAGCGCCGGCGCTCGGTGTCCCCGCAGCCCAACAGGGACCCGTGCTCTGACCACGCCGAGTGCCGCAGCAGCTGCTGCGTCACCAACAGCGCCAGCTCGCAGACGTTCTGCAGGCCGCGGGGCATCTTCCTGCAGTGCACGCCTTGGCGCA AGCCCGACGGCGCCCGCTGCGGCCACCACCGGGAGTGCCGGAGCCAGTGCTGCATCGCGCTCAGCGAGGTCAGCTGTCCCCGCTGCGTCCGCCGGAGCGGCCTCCTGGCGCAGTGCCTGCCCTTG GTGCGGTGCCATCGGCTCCTCGAGGAGCCCCGGGCACAGCGGGTGCTCCCGGAAACGTGTTCCCTGCTGGGCTCCCACGGCTGCCCTGGCCGCAGGCAAGCTGATGGCCGAGGGGGGCGGAGAGCTGTGAGGCACCTGTCTCCCCCGTGCATGTGGCACTTTCTCTCACTTGGTCCTTCAGTGACAGGGGAGCTTGGCTCTCGGGTCCACGCTGCTCTCTCCCGGCTGTGA